The following are encoded together in the Neofelis nebulosa isolate mNeoNeb1 chromosome 9, mNeoNeb1.pri, whole genome shotgun sequence genome:
- the LOC131485458 gene encoding LOW QUALITY PROTEIN: uncharacterized protein LOC131485458 (The sequence of the model RefSeq protein was modified relative to this genomic sequence to represent the inferred CDS: inserted 1 base in 1 codon) yields the protein MPYLFPATSSKPVPFQGTSTQQPSSLGLGLPQEGWLALGLELGQCLVLPSLVMXRNPSLKQQLFFCVVLGFAFLEAMGLFFLTVAFLTSFAM from the exons ATGCCTTACTTATTCCCAGCCACATCTTCCAAACCAGTGCCATTTCAAGGGACGTCCACACAGCAGCCAAGTTCATTGGGGTTGGGGCTGCCGCAGGAGGGGTGGCTGGCTCTGGGGCTGGAATTGGGACAGTGTTTGGTACTTCCATCGTTGGTTA TCAGGAACCCTTCTCTGAAGCAACAGCTCTTCTTCTGTGTCGTCCTGGGCTTTGCCTTCTTGGAGGCCATGGGGCTCTTTTTCCTGACAGTGGCCTTTCTCACCTCCTTTGCCATGTGA